One Halopelagius inordinatus genomic region harbors:
- a CDS encoding inorganic phosphate transporter translates to MVEVLLVIGLVVAAFVGFNIGGSSTGVAFGPAVGSDIVSKLTAAALMTGFAFLGAWTAGRNVIETMGGQIVPEDQFTLGASVAVLFFVGLALLISNTFGVPASTSMTAVGAIAGLGVATGTLDAAVMLEIISWWIVAPVIAFWICAVVGRYIYPYLDAKLKLDQSPGALLTVDRSGAIPRPAFGPNTTIREFGSIVLVVVIACYMAFSAGASNAANAVAPLVGNGAVGIDAAILLASATIGLGAFTIARRTLDTVGNDLTELPILAALIVETVSASLIAMLSWLGIPASLAVSATMCIVGLGWGRATRTVTIGQALGGKSPGMSVNALTTETDENVPRVGEESETDLAGRNLFDPGTTGRVIFFWLLTPSLSAAASYALFAVTSL, encoded by the coding sequence GTGGTCGAAGTACTCCTCGTTATCGGTCTCGTAGTCGCCGCGTTCGTCGGATTCAACATCGGCGGTTCTTCGACCGGTGTCGCGTTCGGCCCGGCGGTCGGCAGCGACATCGTCTCGAAACTCACCGCCGCGGCGTTGATGACCGGGTTCGCGTTCCTCGGGGCGTGGACCGCCGGGCGGAACGTCATCGAGACGATGGGCGGGCAGATAGTTCCGGAAGACCAGTTCACGCTCGGAGCCAGCGTCGCCGTCCTCTTTTTCGTCGGACTGGCGCTTCTCATCTCGAACACGTTCGGTGTCCCGGCCTCCACGTCCATGACCGCCGTCGGCGCCATCGCCGGACTCGGCGTCGCAACCGGAACGCTCGACGCGGCGGTCATGCTCGAAATCATCTCGTGGTGGATCGTCGCACCCGTCATCGCCTTCTGGATCTGCGCCGTCGTCGGACGATACATCTACCCGTACCTCGACGCCAAACTGAAACTCGACCAGTCGCCAGGCGCGCTACTGACGGTGGACCGGTCGGGTGCGATTCCCCGCCCCGCGTTCGGCCCCAACACGACGATTCGAGAGTTCGGTAGCATCGTGCTCGTCGTCGTCATCGCCTGTTACATGGCGTTCTCCGCCGGGGCGTCGAACGCCGCAAACGCCGTCGCGCCACTCGTCGGTAACGGGGCGGTCGGCATCGACGCGGCGATTCTGCTCGCGTCGGCCACCATCGGCCTCGGCGCGTTCACCATCGCCCGGCGGACGCTCGACACCGTCGGCAACGACCTGACGGAACTGCCGATTCTCGCCGCACTCATCGTCGAGACGGTGTCCGCGTCGCTCATCGCGATGCTGTCGTGGTTGGGTATCCCGGCGAGTCTCGCCGTCTCGGCGACGATGTGCATCGTCGGCCTCGGATGGGGACGCGCGACTCGCACCGTCACCATCGGCCAAGCCCTCGGCGGGAAGTCGCCGGGGATGTCCGTCAACGCACTCACCACGGAGACCGACGAGAACGTCCCGCGAGTCGGCGAGGAGTCCGAAACCGACCTCGCGGGCCGGAATCTCTTCGACCCCGGGACCACCGGCCGGGTCATCTTCTTTTGGCTCTTGACCCCCTCGCTTTCGGCTGCGGCGTCGTACGCGCTGTTTGCGGTCACCTCGCTTTGA
- the fer gene encoding ferredoxin Fer, with the protein MPTVEYLNYEVLDDNGWDMDDDDLFDNAADAGLDDEDYGSLEVNQGEYILEAAEAQGYDWPFSCRAGACANCAAIVKEGDIEMDMQQILSDEEVSEKNVRLTCIGSPETDEVKIVYNAKHLDYLQNRVI; encoded by the coding sequence ATGCCCACGGTAGAATACCTCAACTACGAAGTACTCGACGACAACGGCTGGGACATGGACGACGACGACCTCTTCGACAACGCTGCAGACGCTGGTCTCGACGACGAGGACTACGGTTCCCTCGAAGTCAACCAGGGCGAATACATTCTCGAAGCCGCCGAGGCGCAGGGCTACGACTGGCCCTTCTCGTGCCGCGCCGGTGCCTGCGCGAACTGCGCGGCCATCGTCAAGGAAGGCGACATCGAGATGGACATGCAGCAGATTCTCTCGGACGAGGAAGTCTCCGAGAAAAACGTCCGGCTGACCTGCATCGGGTCGCCGGAGACCGACGAGGTCAAAATCGTCTACAACGCCAAGCACCTCGACTACCTCCAGAACCGCGTCATCTGA